One genomic segment of Arcobacter lacus includes these proteins:
- a CDS encoding response regulator transcription factor, with protein sequence MMEEIYPYKILFVEDEDAIRKNYITYLKMFFSEVYEASDGEEAYKLYELYKPDILIVDINIPKINGLELLKKIREKDMTTKAIIMTAHSDRTFLLEAVTLKLTKYLIKPVNRKDLKDALELVIDELLNYDIQSIQKIELPEKYSWDLTIKELKHYNKVIDLTNKEKLFLDLLLSKRNKVFTYDEIFEYVWNFEDEINLNGLKNMVKRLRKKVPENLILNIFNEGYKINF encoded by the coding sequence ATGATGGAAGAAATATATCCATACAAAATTTTATTTGTTGAAGATGAAGATGCAATTAGAAAAAATTATATAACATATTTGAAAATGTTTTTTAGTGAAGTTTATGAAGCTTCAGATGGTGAAGAAGCTTATAAACTTTATGAGTTATATAAACCAGATATTTTGATAGTAGATATAAATATTCCAAAAATAAATGGATTAGAATTACTCAAAAAAATAAGAGAAAAAGATATGACTACAAAAGCTATTATAATGACAGCTCATAGTGATAGAACATTTTTACTGGAAGCTGTGACATTAAAACTTACGAAATATCTAATAAAACCGGTTAATAGAAAAGATTTAAAAGATGCTTTAGAATTAGTTATTGACGAATTGTTAAATTATGATATTCAGTCGATTCAAAAAATAGAATTACCAGAAAAATATAGTTGGGATTTAACTATAAAAGAATTAAAACATTATAATAAAGTAATTGATCTTACAAATAAAGAAAAACTCTTTTTAGATTTACTTCTTTCAAAAAGAAATAAAGTATTTACTTATGATGAAATTTTTGAATATGTTTGGAACTTTGAGGATGAAATAAATTTAAATGGACTTAAAAATATGGTGAAAAGATTAAGAAAAAAAGTTCCAGAAAATCTAATTTTGAATATTTTTAATGAAGGATATAAAATTAATTTTTAA
- a CDS encoding NAD(P)-binding protein — protein sequence MKKVEIAVIGSGIGGAMIASLNQKKDLILFEKDKNLGGCASTFKRFGEFFNTGATTFVGYEENHVIKKIFDEVGLKPDLIESNVAIRTIQNKKIVDRVENFEEFLSNLNSVYYHENNRIFWKTIKEIDEKFWRLKNIYYSKYSFKAYVKTALFIVELFKEFGFLLFKTANGYINEVLPNISKEYKAFIDSQLLITLQTTSKDLSLLALSLGLSYPFHKVYYSNGGMGKIVEDLLKEVTVQKKEEIISIERFEDKYKIISTKDEYLASKVILNSTIFESSKLFLDEDIKRYYEKFSFNDQSAFVVYLKLNSKENFLHHYQIILKENIPNCISNSFFVSFSHKNDEKLSKDGYSITISTHIKALFWQNLSEIEYEEKKEFTKNYIINQFLNNFENIKFEDIKISFCATSKTFNRYINRLNCGGKAITIKNLTELPSCNTPFKGLYNIGDTVFAGQGWPGIAIGVNVLNKELNANS from the coding sequence ATGAAAAAAGTTGAAATTGCAGTTATTGGTAGTGGAATTGGTGGGGCAATGATTGCTTCACTAAATCAAAAAAAAGATTTAATACTTTTTGAAAAAGATAAAAACTTAGGTGGTTGTGCTTCTACATTTAAACGATTTGGAGAGTTTTTTAACACAGGAGCAACAACTTTTGTAGGATATGAAGAGAATCATGTAATAAAAAAAATATTTGATGAAGTTGGATTAAAACCTGATTTAATTGAAAGTAACGTGGCAATTAGAACAATTCAAAATAAAAAAATAGTTGATAGAGTTGAAAATTTTGAAGAGTTTTTATCAAATTTAAATAGTGTTTATTATCATGAAAACAATAGAATTTTTTGGAAAACTATAAAAGAGATAGATGAAAAATTTTGGAGATTAAAAAATATATATTATTCAAAATATAGTTTTAAAGCATACGTTAAAACAGCACTTTTTATAGTTGAACTTTTCAAAGAGTTCGGATTTTTATTGTTCAAAACTGCCAATGGATATATAAATGAAGTTTTACCAAATATTTCAAAAGAGTATAAAGCTTTTATAGATTCACAACTTTTGATAACTTTGCAAACAACTTCTAAAGATTTGTCACTTCTTGCTTTGAGTTTAGGATTATCTTATCCTTTTCACAAAGTTTATTACTCAAATGGTGGAATGGGAAAAATAGTTGAAGATTTATTAAAAGAGGTAACTGTACAAAAAAAAGAAGAGATAATTTCTATAGAAAGATTTGAAGATAAATATAAAATAATTTCAACAAAAGATGAATATTTAGCTTCAAAAGTTATATTAAATTCTACAATATTTGAGAGTTCAAAACTTTTTTTAGATGAAGATATAAAAAGATATTATGAAAAGTTTTCATTTAATGACCAAAGTGCTTTTGTTGTTTATTTAAAACTAAACTCAAAAGAGAACTTTTTACATCACTATCAAATAATTTTAAAAGAGAATATTCCAAATTGTATATCAAACTCTTTTTTTGTTTCATTTTCCCATAAAAATGATGAAAAACTCTCAAAAGATGGTTATTCTATAACTATTTCAACTCATATAAAAGCTTTATTTTGGCAAAATCTTTCAGAAATTGAATATGAAGAAAAAAAAGAATTTACAAAAAATTATATTATAAATCAATTTCTAAATAATTTTGAAAATATAAAATTTGAAGATATAAAAATTTCTTTTTGTGCAACATCTAAAACGTTTAATAGATATATAAATAGACTTAATTGTGGTGGAAAAGCAATTACAATCAAGAATTTGACTGAACTTCCAAGTTGTAATACTCCTTTTAAAGGTTTATATAATATTGGAGATACAGTTTTTGCAGGACAAGGTTGGCCAGGAATAGCAATAGGTGTTAATGTTTTAAACAAGGAATTAAATGCAAATAGTTGA
- a CDS encoding PAS domain-containing sensor histidine kinase, whose amino-acid sequence MKRELVLKYLLLIFYFFNSNLYSNGDSLDSKKIFVFLENSLLINNQIEIDYESIIQIALLALILVGTFIYWNFKLKESEAKFRTLFDIAPIFLNSFDKNGKIILWNKECEKVFGWTFDEIKNKKNSLSLFYDDPKVCEDVMKSFENISNSFEEWYPKTKKGETLVVKWANIKLPNGETINVGLDITQQRNYEMSISENALELKLAKSQLENLNSSLEKRIENEITKNTKQQLMIMQQNKLAQMGEMIENIAHQWRQPLAQINSSVILIDAMLEKYNFKDAMVENKLTEIESLTSYMSKTISDFKNFFNPNKKKTIFKVEEAVQKASDVLKGLIHSYHIQMEISVEKDLKINSYLGELQQVILIIVNNAIDALILMNVHFPKILINAYTDNENIVISIEDNALGINSDLLDKIFEPYFTTKHKAQGTGLGLYIAKMVVENSLLGFLSVENKVNGACFIIRIPKGKV is encoded by the coding sequence ATGAAAAGAGAGTTAGTATTGAAATATCTTTTATTGATTTTTTATTTTTTTAATTCAAATCTCTATTCTAACGGTGATTCTTTAGATTCAAAAAAAATTTTCGTTTTTTTAGAAAATTCTCTTTTAATAAATAATCAAATTGAAATAGACTATGAATCAATTATACAAATAGCACTTCTAGCATTGATTTTAGTGGGTACATTTATATATTGGAATTTTAAATTAAAAGAGAGTGAAGCAAAGTTTAGAACGCTTTTTGATATTGCACCAATTTTTTTAAATTCATTTGATAAAAATGGAAAAATTATTTTATGGAATAAAGAGTGTGAGAAAGTTTTTGGTTGGACTTTTGACGAAATAAAAAATAAAAAGAACTCTTTGAGCCTATTTTATGATGATCCAAAAGTTTGTGAAGATGTTATGAAATCATTTGAGAATATAAGTAATAGCTTTGAAGAGTGGTATCCAAAAACAAAAAAGGGAGAAACATTAGTTGTAAAATGGGCAAATATAAAACTTCCAAATGGTGAAACTATAAATGTGGGATTAGATATTACACAACAAAGAAACTATGAAATGTCAATTAGTGAAAATGCTTTAGAACTAAAACTTGCAAAATCACAATTAGAAAATTTAAATAGTTCTTTAGAAAAAAGAATTGAAAATGAAATAACAAAAAATACAAAACAACAACTTATGATAATGCAACAAAATAAATTAGCTCAAATGGGTGAAATGATAGAAAATATCGCACATCAATGGAGACAACCTTTAGCTCAAATAAATTCATCGGTTATTTTAATTGATGCAATGTTGGAAAAGTATAATTTTAAAGATGCTATGGTAGAAAATAAATTAACAGAAATAGAATCTTTAACTTCTTATATGTCAAAAACTATTAGCGATTTTAAAAATTTTTTTAATCCAAATAAGAAAAAAACTATTTTTAAAGTAGAAGAAGCCGTACAAAAAGCTAGTGATGTTTTAAAAGGATTAATTCACTCTTATCATATTCAAATGGAAATAAGTGTTGAAAAAGACTTAAAAATCAATAGTTATCTAGGAGAATTACAACAGGTTATTTTAATAATTGTAAATAATGCAATAGATGCTCTTATTCTCATGAATGTTCATTTCCCAAAAATTTTAATAAATGCATATACTGATAATGAAAATATAGTTATTTCTATAGAAGATAATGCATTAGGGATAAATTCAGATTTATTGGATAAAATTTTTGAGCCATATTTTACAACAAAACATAAAGCTCAAGGAACAGGATTGGGACTTTATATTGCTAAAATGGTTGTTGAAAATAGTTTATTAGGTTTTTTAAGTGTTGAAAATAAGGTAAATGGTGCTTGTTTTATCATTAGAATACCAAAAGGAAAAGTATGA
- a CDS encoding sensor histidine kinase: MQIVELKISPKDWLYIIIIGAFFGFFISLFFYFLNKDLQNLNTIFFSTISAFFISLFAFFLITISNKFILPKMNKKFWYLISFIFSFLAGFLGFSFSFFIFSNSEYKIIELITSFWLNISITIGFLTFLVGLILHQFISMKYKNEEIKTEILETKLRALENELNPHFLFNALNSVSELIYQNQQKAENAIIEISKFLRNAINKESLITLETELSMVKTYVNIENIRFDEQIVLYISDFEKIKSIKVPKFSVQLLVENAIKHGFLGKKLEIYIKFENNNIIVLNNGKLTENLKFGTGLSNLERRLVLQKIGKLKFQIEENMMKFIIILKD; encoded by the coding sequence ATGCAAATAGTTGAATTAAAAATATCACCAAAAGATTGGCTTTATATAATCATAATTGGAGCATTTTTTGGATTTTTTATATCACTGTTTTTTTATTTTTTAAATAAAGATTTACAAAATTTGAATACAATTTTTTTTAGTACAATTAGTGCTTTTTTTATCTCTTTATTTGCATTTTTTTTAATTACTATTTCTAATAAATTTATTCTTCCAAAAATGAATAAAAAGTTTTGGTATTTGATAAGTTTTATTTTCTCTTTTTTGGCAGGGTTTTTAGGTTTTTCTTTTAGTTTTTTTATTTTTTCTAATAGTGAATATAAAATTATTGAATTAATAACCTCTTTTTGGTTAAATATTTCTATAACTATTGGATTTTTGACTTTTTTGGTTGGATTGATTTTGCATCAGTTTATTTCTATGAAATATAAAAATGAAGAGATAAAAACAGAGATTTTAGAAACAAAACTTAGAGCCTTAGAAAATGAATTAAATCCTCATTTTTTATTTAATGCTTTAAATTCTGTTTCAGAGTTAATTTATCAAAATCAGCAAAAAGCAGAAAATGCTATTATTGAAATATCAAAATTTTTAAGAAATGCTATAAATAAAGAGAGTTTAATAACTCTAGAAACAGAACTTTCTATGGTGAAAACTTATGTAAATATTGAAAATATAAGATTTGATGAACAAATTGTTTTATATATAAGTGATTTTGAAAAAATAAAAAGTATAAAAGTTCCAAAGTTTTCTGTACAACTTTTAGTTGAAAATGCTATTAAACATGGATTTTTAGGTAAAAAATTAGAAATTTATATAAAATTTGAAAATAATAATATTATTGTTTTAAACAATGGTAAATTAACTGAAAATTTAAAATTTGGAACAGGATTGTCAAATTTAGAAAGAAGATTAGTTTTACAAAAAATTGGTAAACTTAAATTTCAAATTGAAGAAAATATGATGAAATTTATAATTATATTAAAGGATTGA
- a CDS encoding TolC family outer membrane protein: MKLKSNKRLISVVASAICLLGVNLNALTLKESVLEVLDTNPVVQERLKNFNETQQDLEIAKSEWLPSLDYSARIGRNNSGDLKDSGNSKFDHTVQDSTYSHYTNSLKLTQNIFNGFSTTHKINYQETRILGAAYHYLENANDIAFQMVGAYIDVIRSYQLYQNAKDNVDINQKIYDDVKSLYEQGLTTKSEMTKIYASLSLANSNLVVQKNNTMDKEFRFKRLLGRDVKVSTLTLPALNYAMPESKERATMVAIQNNPSILVSSFNIKGAQELYKQKKSAFMPTVDLELEQVFNDYTTENAYDSADDRQKAYVVMNWNLYKGGAHEADLQKSKSSISKEVELQRDLKRQTIESLELSWSAYEMLGKQLEELYKYYQYSEDTLESYRSEYEMGRRTLLDLLSAQNDLVNSKSQIINAQMDKLFAQYRVLDAMGVLVSSVVDETEYNKLIKPTLKPFDIVKDELPVNLDVDKDGIVDNLDICDNSVVGNDDIKPDGCSQQQKDSDFDGIPDFKDKCPNTPFGSLVDENGCETGENSENGFKANEDYLKSIIAYTEESPKKSPKLGLYDYEFNVAANKNIQSTALDNHLMYDDFTMIKRFEFINMSKSRESQIEKIANEIKQYNDKNVVVTIIGNTEITKNKDKSYNKAMEYANTIKNDLVNKGVNKDILVTQSRVDYDRSYLETSLGDGNLNNVVAVALYVPKTIQKATDTNDIADSDKDGVIDSLDKCPNTPVGYTVDENGCTNTINLEVLFENNSAVIKEDTKGKVLSFAKYLVDNKEFDTIIEGHASKDPTASAAHNQKLSEQRANAIKNLLIANGVEASRVQSVGKGHNEPIADNSTVEGQALNRRIDAILIRK; encoded by the coding sequence ATGAAATTGAAATCAAATAAGAGATTAATTAGTGTTGTTGCAAGTGCAATATGTTTATTGGGTGTTAACCTTAATGCCTTAACACTAAAAGAGAGTGTTCTAGAAGTTTTAGATACAAATCCTGTAGTACAAGAAAGATTAAAAAATTTTAATGAAACTCAACAAGATTTAGAAATAGCAAAGTCAGAATGGCTTCCATCTCTTGATTATTCAGCTAGAATAGGAAGAAATAATAGTGGTGACTTAAAAGATAGTGGTAACTCAAAATTTGACCATACAGTTCAAGATAGTACATATTCTCATTATACAAACTCTTTAAAACTTACACAAAATATTTTTAATGGTTTTAGTACAACTCATAAAATAAATTATCAAGAAACTAGAATATTAGGGGCAGCATATCATTATCTAGAAAATGCAAATGATATCGCATTTCAAATGGTTGGAGCTTATATAGATGTTATCAGAAGTTACCAGTTATATCAAAATGCAAAAGATAATGTTGACATAAATCAAAAAATTTATGACGATGTAAAATCTTTATATGAACAAGGTTTAACAACAAAGTCTGAAATGACAAAAATTTATGCTTCTTTATCATTGGCAAATTCAAATTTAGTTGTTCAAAAAAATAATACTATGGATAAAGAGTTTAGATTTAAAAGACTTTTGGGTAGAGATGTAAAAGTTTCTACTTTAACTTTACCTGCATTAAACTATGCAATGCCAGAGAGTAAAGAGAGAGCAACTATGGTTGCTATTCAAAATAATCCTTCAATCTTAGTAAGTAGTTTTAATATAAAAGGTGCACAAGAGTTATACAAACAAAAAAAATCTGCATTTATGCCAACAGTAGATTTAGAGTTAGAACAAGTATTTAATGATTACACAACAGAAAATGCTTATGATAGTGCTGATGATAGACAAAAAGCTTATGTTGTTATGAATTGGAATTTATATAAAGGTGGAGCTCACGAAGCTGACTTACAAAAAAGTAAAAGTTCAATAAGTAAAGAAGTTGAACTACAAAGAGATTTAAAAAGACAAACTATTGAAAGTTTAGAACTTTCTTGGTCAGCTTATGAAATGCTTGGAAAACAGCTAGAAGAATTATATAAATATTATCAATATTCAGAAGATACTTTAGAAAGTTATAGAAGTGAATATGAGATGGGAAGAAGAACGCTTCTTGATTTATTATCAGCACAAAATGACTTAGTAAATTCAAAAAGTCAAATTATAAATGCACAAATGGACAAACTTTTTGCACAATATAGAGTTTTAGATGCGATGGGAGTTTTAGTAAGTTCAGTTGTAGATGAAACAGAATATAACAAACTTATTAAACCAACATTAAAACCATTTGATATTGTAAAAGATGAATTACCAGTAAATCTTGATGTAGATAAAGATGGAATTGTTGATAATTTAGATATTTGTGATAATAGTGTGGTTGGAAATGATGACATAAAACCGGATGGATGTTCTCAACAACAAAAAGATTCAGATTTTGATGGAATTCCTGATTTCAAAGATAAATGTCCAAATACGCCATTTGGAAGCTTAGTTGATGAAAATGGTTGTGAAACGGGAGAAAATAGTGAAAATGGTTTTAAAGCTAATGAAGATTATTTAAAATCTATTATAGCATACACAGAAGAAAGTCCTAAAAAATCACCAAAATTGGGTTTATATGATTATGAATTTAATGTTGCTGCAAATAAAAATATTCAATCAACAGCTTTAGATAACCACTTAATGTATGATGATTTTACAATGATTAAAAGATTTGAATTTATTAATATGAGCAAATCAAGAGAATCTCAAATTGAAAAAATTGCAAATGAAATCAAACAATACAATGATAAAAATGTAGTTGTAACTATTATTGGAAATACTGAAATTACAAAAAATAAAGATAAGAGTTATAATAAAGCAATGGAATATGCAAATACAATTAAAAATGATTTAGTAAATAAAGGTGTAAATAAAGATATCTTAGTAACTCAATCAAGAGTTGATTATGATAGAAGTTATTTAGAAACATCTTTAGGTGATGGAAATTTAAACAATGTAGTTGCAGTTGCTTTATATGTTCCAAAAACTATTCAAAAAGCTACTGACACTAATGATATAGCTGATAGTGATAAAGATGGAGTAATTGATTCTTTAGATAAATGTCCAAATACGCCAGTTGGATATACTGTTGATGAAAATGGTTGTACAAATACTATAAATTTAGAAGTTTTATTTGAAAATAATTCAGCTGTAATAAAAGAAGATACAAAAGGAAAAGTATTGTCTTTTGCAAAATATTTAGTAGATAATAAAGAGTTTGATACGATAATTGAAGGACATGCAAGCAAAGATCCAACAGCATCTGCAGCACATAACCAAAAACTATCAGAACAAAGAGCAAATGCTATAAAAAATTTATTAATTGCAAATGGAGTTGAAGCTTCAAGAGTTCAAAGTGTTGGAAAAGGACATAATGAACCAATAGCAGATAATTCAACAGTAGAAGGTCAAGCTTTAAATAGGAGAATTGATGCTATACTTATAAGAAAATAA
- a CDS encoding DEAD/DEAH box helicase — protein sequence MKLRLEGSLIKTFTSLELNENILKAIEELEYKEPTEIQQKAIPLALKKRDILAAAQSGTGKTAAFLLPILEDLLEQKQKNELAILRALILVPTRELATQISKAIEDYAKYMNVEKLAVFGGVSSTEQMRKLSKGVDILVSTSGRLMEHLRNKSVDLSSVSTVVIDEVDTMLAMGFLEDIEKILPNVGPHRQIMMFSATMNQNVKKLAKEFLQDPVVIEVASQRSSVKIIEQQIVLVDLDKKAELLSYLIGSRNYSQVLVFVNMKKEADDLVTHLNLDGLPAECIHGDVRQTARAKALRKFKSGDIRVLVATDIAARGIDIELLPVVVNFALPETIADYTHRIGRTGRAGNAGTAITLLSVKDYKFMIEIEKELILNIPRIEVEGFETTEKKPRLFKARPKPLSQKKAEAKKATQKSEFTKTNTPKKSSKKKKTTKRDQNRSFRK from the coding sequence ATAAAATTAAGATTAGAAGGATCTCTTATAAAAACTTTTACATCATTAGAATTAAATGAAAATATACTAAAAGCTATTGAAGAATTAGAATACAAAGAACCAACAGAAATTCAACAAAAAGCGATTCCACTTGCACTTAAAAAAAGAGATATTTTAGCTGCTGCTCAAAGTGGGACAGGAAAAACAGCTGCTTTTTTATTGCCAATATTAGAAGATTTATTAGAGCAAAAACAAAAAAATGAGTTAGCTATTCTAAGAGCTTTAATATTAGTTCCAACAAGAGAACTTGCAACTCAAATCAGTAAAGCAATTGAAGATTATGCAAAATATATGAATGTTGAAAAACTTGCTGTTTTTGGTGGAGTTTCATCAACAGAACAGATGAGAAAACTTTCTAAAGGAGTTGATATTTTAGTTTCAACAAGTGGAAGATTAATGGAACACTTAAGAAATAAAAGTGTTGATTTATCTAGTGTTTCTACTGTTGTTATTGATGAAGTTGATACTATGCTTGCTATGGGGTTTTTAGAAGATATTGAAAAAATTCTTCCAAATGTTGGACCACATAGACAAATCATGATGTTTAGTGCAACAATGAATCAAAATGTAAAAAAACTTGCAAAAGAATTTTTACAAGACCCTGTTGTAATTGAAGTTGCAAGTCAACGTTCAAGTGTAAAAATAATTGAGCAACAAATTGTTTTAGTAGATCTTGATAAAAAGGCAGAACTTTTATCATACCTAATTGGTTCAAGAAACTATTCTCAAGTTTTAGTTTTTGTAAATATGAAAAAAGAAGCTGATGATTTAGTAACTCATCTAAATCTTGATGGATTACCAGCAGAGTGTATTCATGGTGACGTTAGACAAACTGCACGTGCAAAAGCTTTAAGAAAATTCAAATCAGGTGATATTAGAGTTTTAGTTGCAACTGATATAGCTGCACGTGGAATTGATATCGAACTTTTACCTGTTGTTGTAAATTTTGCACTTCCTGAAACAATTGCAGATTATACTCATAGAATTGGAAGAACAGGACGAGCTGGAAATGCTGGAACTGCAATCACACTTTTAAGTGTAAAAGATTATAAATTTATGATTGAGATTGAAAAAGAGTTAATCTTAAATATTCCAAGAATTGAAGTTGAAGGTTTTGAAACAACAGAAAAAAAACCAAGATTATTTAAAGCAAGACCAAAACCATTAAGTCAAAAAAAAGCAGAAGCTAAAAAAGCAACTCAAAAAAGTGAATTTACAAAAACAAATACACCAAAAAAATCTTCTAAAAAGAAAAAAACTACAAAAAGAGATCAAAATAGAAGTTTTAGAAAATAA
- a CDS encoding LytR/AlgR family response regulator transcription factor, protein MIVDDEKLALSRLKRLLNENNVDDIVEFNNPIDALKEITKTKFDVVFLDISMPNISGFELADSIINIEPKTFIVFQTAFEEFALKAFQSGGMGYLVKPIESKDIKNILEKIRLFKSSNLDESKKILGKRGDKLYLIDINDIYYIKADLDEVIIKIKEADAYVRRKIGDLEELLKNKNFFRIHRSYIINVDKIKSMRSIEQSKLEISFDGISEIITSSKEGAKEFREYLERRSL, encoded by the coding sequence ATGATTGTTGATGATGAAAAACTAGCACTTAGTAGACTAAAAAGGCTTTTAAATGAAAACAATGTTGATGATATTGTAGAATTTAATAATCCAATAGATGCTTTAAAAGAGATAACAAAAACAAAATTTGATGTTGTATTTTTAGATATTTCTATGCCAAATATAAGTGGTTTTGAACTTGCTGATTCGATTATAAATATTGAGCCAAAAACATTTATAGTTTTTCAAACAGCTTTTGAGGAGTTTGCTTTAAAGGCTTTCCAAAGTGGAGGAATGGGTTATTTAGTAAAACCAATTGAATCAAAAGATATAAAAAATATTTTAGAAAAAATCAGATTATTTAAAAGTTCAAATTTAGATGAATCAAAAAAGATATTAGGAAAAAGAGGTGATAAACTATATTTGATTGATATAAATGATATTTATTATATAAAAGCTGATTTAGACGAAGTAATTATTAAAATAAAAGAAGCAGATGCTTATGTAAGAAGAAAAATAGGTGATTTAGAAGAGTTATTGAAAAATAAAAACTTTTTTAGAATACATCGTTCTTATATAATAAATGTTGATAAGATTAAATCTATGAGAAGTATAGAACAATCAAAACTTGAAATATCTTTTGATGGAATTAGTGAAATAATTACAAGTTCAAAAGAGGGAGCTAAAGAGTTTAGAGAATATTTAGAAAGAAGAAGTTTGTAA
- a CDS encoding cryptochrome/photolyase family protein, whose product MKQILWFRRDLRITDSAILANAKDEVLPIFIFDKNILDKLSKDDKRVTFIYKSVLKLKEDLKSIGLDLAIFYGIPKEVFENLKIKGFDSVLCSVDFDNYAKKRDKEISKIIPIQTFTDSFIIHPKDVLKKDETPYKVFTPFYKSLSFIWESESLVLFERNKNLKKLEFDYEFVPTLKELGFIEQKLPEFLEKSVDELIDEFSLKISNYQEDRDFFYKNATSSLAVHLRFGLISPRELFNKIKKVRAIQSQKDFYIRELFWREFYNYILYHFPKSEFENLNEIKVNWSLNEDNYQKWCEGNTGVPLIDAAMRYFNQSHTMHNRLRMIVSSYLTKNLLIDWKRGEEYFASKLLDYEASSNIGSWQWAASTGADSVPYFRIFNPYLQSAKFDKDAIFIKSVILELKEVNPKLIHTENGVQSNLFLNYPAQIVSIEFSRNRAIEEFKRANNEKS is encoded by the coding sequence ATGAAACAAATTTTATGGTTTAGAAGAGATTTAAGAATAACTGATAGTGCAATATTAGCTAATGCTAAAGATGAAGTGTTGCCTATATTTATATTCGATAAAAATATCTTAGATAAACTTTCTAAAGATGATAAAAGAGTTACATTTATTTATAAAAGCGTTTTAAAATTAAAAGAAGATTTAAAAAGTATTGGACTTGATTTAGCAATATTTTATGGAATTCCCAAAGAAGTTTTTGAAAATCTAAAAATCAAGGGCTTTGATTCTGTTTTATGTTCAGTTGATTTTGATAATTATGCAAAAAAAAGAGATAAAGAGATATCTAAAATTATTCCAATACAAACTTTTACAGATTCATTTATAATTCATCCAAAAGATGTTTTAAAAAAAGATGAAACTCCATACAAAGTTTTTACTCCTTTTTATAAATCACTTAGTTTTATTTGGGAAAGTGAGAGTTTAGTTTTATTTGAAAGAAATAAAAATCTAAAGAAACTAGAGTTTGATTATGAATTTGTTCCAACGTTAAAAGAGTTGGGTTTTATTGAGCAGAAATTACCAGAGTTTTTAGAAAAAAGTGTAGATGAACTTATAGATGAATTTTCTTTAAAAATTTCAAATTATCAAGAAGATAGAGATTTTTTTTATAAAAATGCAACTTCTTCTTTAGCTGTTCATTTAAGATTTGGACTAATAAGTCCTCGAGAACTTTTTAATAAAATAAAAAAAGTAAGAGCAATTCAAAGTCAAAAAGATTTTTATATACGAGAGCTTTTTTGGAGAGAGTTTTATAACTATATTTTGTATCATTTTCCAAAAAGCGAGTTTGAAAATCTAAATGAAATAAAAGTAAATTGGTCTTTAAATGAAGATAATTATCAAAAATGGTGCGAGGGAAATACAGGTGTTCCACTAATTGATGCAGCCATGAGATATTTCAATCAATCTCATACTATGCACAATCGTTTAAGAATGATTGTTTCTTCATATCTAACAAAAAATTTGTTAATAGATTGGAAAAGAGGTGAAGAATATTTTGCTTCAAAACTACTTGATTATGAAGCAAGTTCAAATATCGGTTCTTGGCAATGGGCAGCTAGTACTGGAGCTGATTCAGTTCCTTATTTTAGGATTTTTAATCCATATTTACAAAGTGCAAAATTTGATAAAGATGCAATTTTTATAAAATCAGTAATCTTAGAACTAAAAGAGGTAAATCCTAAACTAATCCATACTGAAAATGGTGTTCAATCAAATTTATTTTTAAATTATCCAGCTCAAATAGTAAGTATTGAATTTTCAAGAAATAGGGCAATTGAAGAGTTTAAAAGAGCAAACAATGAAAAAAGTTGA